In Streptomyces sp. ALI-76-A, the genomic window TGGTGCTGGGGGAGCGCGCGAGCTGGAACGGCAGCGTCATCTCCACCGTGCCGTCCGCCTTCGCCGAACTCGTCGACCAGATCGCGAACCGCACCACGGTGGAGACGCTCGTCTTCGCCGGCGAGGCCCTGCCCCTTCCGCTCGTCGAGAAGGTGCGGAACGCCTTCCCGGGGGTGCGGGTCGTCAACGCCTACGGACAGAGCGAGTCGTTCTACGCCACCGCCTGCACCGTCACCGGTGAGACGCGGGACGGGTCGGGCAACGCGCCCGTCGGCACCCCGCTGGGCAACATGCGCGCCTACGTCCTGGGTCCCGGCCTCGCCCCGATGCCGCAGGGCACGGTCGGTGAGCTGTACGTCGGCGGCAGCGTGGGCCGCGGATACCACGGCCGGGCCGCACTGACCGTCGAGCGGTTCGTCGCCGACCCGTACGGCCCGCCCGGCTCGCGCATGTACCGCACCGGCGACCTGGCCCGCTGGAACGCCGACGGCCTGCTGGAGTACGTGGGCCGCGCCGACACGCAGGTCAAGGTGCGCGGCTTCCGCGTCGAACCCGGCGAGGTCGAGGCCGCGTTCACCGCGCACCCGGAGGTCGCCCAGGCCGCCGTCGTCGCCCGGGGGACCGGCGTCGGCAAGCGACTCGTCGCGTACGTCGTGCCCTCGGGCGGGACGACGACCGCGCAGGAGCTGCGCGGGTTCGTCGCCGAGCGGCTGCCGGAGTTCATGGTGCCGTCCGCCCTCGTGCTCCTGGACCGGCTGCCGCTGATGCCCAACGGCAAGCTGGACCGGTCCGCGCTGCCCGAGCCGCAGTTCACCGGCGCCCCCTACCGCGAGCCCCGCACCCCCCGCGAGAAGGCCCTGGCCGAGCTGTTCGCCGAGGTGCTCGACGTGGGACGGGTCGGCCTCGACGACGGCTTCTTCACGCTCGGCGGGCACTCCCTGCTCGCCACCCGCCTGATCAGCCGCGCCCGTGCCGAGCTGGGCATCGAGATACCCATCCGCCAGGTCTTCGACCAGCCGACGGTCGCCGCTCTCGCCGCGTGGTCGGAGGAATCGGCCGCTCCCCGTCGCCCCAGTATGCGCCAGATGTTCAATAAGGAGTGAAGCGATGAGTCCGCTGTCATTTGCACAACGCCGCATGTGGCTGCTGCACAAACTGGAGCGGGGGGCGGCGACCTACAACATATCGGCGGCGTTCCGGCTGACCGGCACCCTGGACCAGGACGCCCTGGTCGCGGCGATCCACGACGTGGTCGAGCGGCACGAGATCCTGCGCACCACCTACGGGACCGACGACGCCGGCGAGCCGTACGCGCGGATCCGGCCGGCGGAGCAGGCGGCGCTGCGGGTGCCGGTGGCCGAGGTGACGTCCGGGGAACTGTCCGCCGCTGTCGACGAGGCCGTCGCGCACCGCTTCGACCTGGCCGCCGAACTGCCCTTCCGGGCCACCTTGCTGCGCTGCTCGCCCGAGGAGCACGTCCTGGTCCTGGTCATCCACCACATCGCCTCGGACGGCAGCTCCAGCGCGCCGCTGATGCGGGACCTGGTCGACGCCTACACCGCCCGCCGGGACGGGCGGGCGCCGGCGTGGGAGCCGCTGCCCCTCCAGTACAAGGACTACGCGCTGTGGCAGCGCGAGGTGCTCGGCGACGTGGCCGACCCGGGCAGTCTCGCGGCGGCGCAGATCGAGTACTGGCGCAAGGAACTCGCGGGCGTGCCGCAGCCGTTGAACCTGCCGCTGGACCGCCCGCGGCCCGCGGAGGCCAGCTCCCGCGGCGACACCGTCGGCATCGAGGCCGCCCCCGAGGTGGCGGCGGGGCTGCAGAAGCTCGCCGACGAGCGCGGGATGAGCCTGTCGATGGTCGTGCAGTCCGCGCTGGCGGTGCTGCTGAGCAAGCTCGGCGGCGGCGAGGACGTGACGATCGGCTCCCCGATCGCCGGGCGCACCGACGAGGCGCTGGCCGACATGATCGGCTGCTTCGTCAACACCCAGGTGCTGCGCGCCGACCTGTCCGGCAACCCGTCGTTCACCGACCTGCTGGCGCAGGTGCGGAACAAGGCGCTGAGCGCCTACGAGCACCAGGACGTGCCGTTCGACGTGGTGGTCGAGGCGATCAACCCCGACCGCTCCGCGGCCTACCAGCCGCTGTTCCAGGTGATCTTCTCCTGGCAGAGCTACGAGAAGCCCGACCTCGCGCTGCCCGGCCTGGAGATGCGGTTCGAGCAGGCCATCCCGTCGACCGCCATGGTCGACCTGACCTTCTTCCTGGCCGTGGACGGCACGGGCGCGCTGCGGGGCGACCTGCAGTACGCCACCGACCTGTTCGACCGCGGCACGGCCGAGGAGATCTCCGCCCGGCTGGTGCGGGTGCTGGAGCAGCTCGCCGCCGACCCGGGCCTGCGCGTCGGCGACATCGACGTGCTGAGCGCGCGGGAGCGCGAGCGGCTGCTGGTGGAGGTGAACGCCGCCGGGGACACCGTCGACGAGGTCACCCTGGTGGAGCTGTTCGAGCGGCAGGCGGCGCGCCGCTCCGACGCGGTCGCGCTCGTCCACGACGGCACCGCGCTGACGTACGGGGAGCTCAACGCCCGGGCCAACCGGCTCGCCCGGCACCTGGCCGCCCGGGGAGTGGGGCCCGAGTCCCTGGTCGGGGTCTGCCTGGAGCGCTCGGCGGACCTGGTCGTCGCGCTGCTGGCGGTGCTCAAGGCGGGCGGCGCCTACCTGCCGATCGACCCCGACTCCCCGGCCGACCGCATCGCCTACATGGTCCAGGACGCGGCACCGGTCCTGCTGGTCACCACCAGCACCACCGGCGCCGCGCAGGACCTCGCCCACGACCTGCCCCTGGTCCACCTCGACCGGGCCGGGGCCTTCGACGGGGAGTCCGCCGCCGACCTCACCGACGCCGAGCGCCGCACCGCTCTGCGCCCCGCGCACCCGGCGTACGTCATCTACACCTCCGGGTCCACCGGCCGCCCCAAGGGCGTGCTGATCCCGCACCGCAACGTGGTCGGGCTCTTCACCGCCACCCGGGACTTCGGCTTCGGCGCGGACGACGTGTGGACCCTGTTCCACTCCTACGCCTTCGACTTCTCGGTGTGGGAGCTGTGGGGCCCGCTGCTGCACGGCGGACGCCTCGTCGTGGTCCCCTTCGACGTCTCCCGCTCCCCGGCCGACTTCCTCCAGCTCCTCGCCCGCGAGCGGGTCACCGTCCTCAACCAGACGCCCTCGGCCTTCTACCAGCTCGTCCAGGCCGACGCCGACGCCCCCGGCCAGGACCTGGCGCTGCGGTACGTGGTGTTCGGCGGCGAGGCCCTGGACCTGAACCGCCTCACGGACTGGTACGCGCGCCACGCCTCCGACGCGCCGGTGCTGGTGAACATGTACGGCATCACCGAGACCACCGTGCACGTCACCCGCATCGACCTGGACGAGCACTCCGCCGCCCGCTACCGGGCCAGCGTGATCGGCCCGGCGGTGCCGGGGCTGCGCGCCTACGTCCTGGACCCGCACCTCAGGCCGGCGCCCGCCGGTGTGACCGGCGAGTTGTACGTGGCCGGCTACGGCCTGGCCCGCGGGTACCACGGCCGGCCGGACCTGACCGCGGGACGGTTCGTGGCCTGCCCGTTCGGCGTTCCGGGCGAGCGGATGTACCGCAGCGGCGACCTGGTCCGCTGGGGCCGCAACGGCCAGCTCGAGTACGTGGGCCGCGCCGACTCCCAGGTGAAGATCCGCGGTTTCCGCATCGAGCTGGGCGAGATCGAGCACGCGCTGGCCGGGCACCCGCAGGTGGCGCAGGCGGTGATCCTGGTCCGGGAGAACCAGGAGGGCGACAAGCGCCTCGTGGGCTACGCCGTGCCCGAGCCCGGTGCCGCCGTCACGGGGGAGGAGCTGTCGGAGTACCTGCGCGGGCGCCTGCCGGACTACATGGTGCCGTCCGCGGTCATCCCGCTGGCGGAGATCCCGCTGACCTCCAACGGCAAGCTCGACAAGCGGGCCCTGCCCGCCGAGGACACGACGGCCCCGGCCAGCCGGGAGCCGCGCAACGCCTACGAGCGCGCGCTGTGCGAGCTGTTCACCGAGCTGCTCGGCGTGGAGAAGGTCGGCATCGACGACGGCTTCTTCGCCCTCGGCGGCCACTCGCTGCTGGCCACCCGGCTCAGCGTCCGCATCCGCAACCAGTTCGACATCGACATCCCCATCCGGACGATCATCAGGTACCCCACGGTGGCCGAACTGGCCGCGCTGATGCTCGCCGGCGGCATCCCCGACGACGACGCCGACTCCTTCGCGGTCGTCCTGCCCCTGAACAGCGACCCCGGCACGGGCAAGAAGCCGGTGTGGTTCCTCCACGGGGGCGGCGGCCTGGGCTGGGCGTACTACAGCTTCGTGCTGCATCTGCCGGACCGGCCCGCCTACGCGCTGCAGTCCCGGGGCTCCGACGGCGTGGAGCCGCTGGCCGGCTCCGTCGAGGAGATGATCGAGGACTACGTCACCCAGATCCTGAAGATCCAGCCGGACGGGCCGTTCAACCTCATCGGCTGGTCCTACGGCGGTTCCGTCGTGCAGGCCGTCGCGGACGCCCTGGACCGGCGCGGACACGAGGTGGCCCTGGTGGCCGTCCTGGACGCCCAGCCGGGCGGGCACGGGTTCGAGGAGGTGCACGCGGGGAAGGACTCGTCGGACTTCCGGGCGGAGCTGGAGGAGGACTTCAGCCAGTACATCCGCACCGGCAACCGGCAGCAGTTCCTGGACACCATGTCGAGGGTCCTGGCGAACAACACGGCCCTGATGATGGATTTCGAGTCGCCGGTCTACCGCGGCGACGTGGTGTATTTCAACGCCACCCTCGAGGACACGTCGTACGCGCACCTGTGGCGGCCCTACGTCCAGGGCTCCCTGGAGGTGCACGACGTGGCGGTCACGCACCACGAGATGCACATGCCCGGGCCCGTGGCGGAGATGTTCGAGGTCTTCCACCGCAAGCTGGCGTAGCGACCGCACGCCTGAGCCGGTTTTTCAGCGAACGAACCAATGGATGATGGGGGTTGGTCGGGGTGACGGATCCTGGCGTGTCCGCGGGACACGGAGAGGGGACCGCGCTGCTGTGCGTGCCGTTCGCGGGGGCGGGGCCCTCGTTCTTCCACCCGTGGCGGGAGCTGGCCGCAGGCCGCTGGCGGGTGACCTCGGTGGAACTGCCGGGCCGGGAGCGGCGGTTGCTGGAGACGCCGTACCGCAACGTCGTCGAGGCGGCCCGGGGCGAGATCGACGGCATCGTCGCGGACCTCGGTGAGGGGACGCCGACCGTGCTGTTCGGGCACAGCCTGGGCGCGGTGCTCGCCTATGAGCTGGCGCATCTGCTGAGCGCGCGCGGCGTGCCCGTCGAACGGCTGGTCGTCAGCGGCTCGCCGGGGCCGTGGACGCAGCGCGAGCGGCGGGCGGCGGGGCTCGAGGGCGACGAGTTCCTCGCCCGCGTGGAGGAGTTCGCCGGGTTCCGGCACGAGGCCCTGGACCACCCGGAGATGCGGGAGCTGATCCTGCCCACGCTCCAGGCCGACTGCGAGATGCACGAGGCCTACGTGCCCGGCACCGACGATCCGGTGTCGGTGCCGATCACCTCGCTGCGGGGCGACCACGACGGTCTGGTCACCGCGGAGGAGGCCCGGCAGTGGCGGGCGGCGACCACGGCCGGGTTCAGCTACGCGGAGTTCCCCGGGGATCACATGTACCTGGTCGACCTCGGCCGGCAGGTGCTGGACGTGATCGAAGCGGAGTCCGCGCGCGAGCGCCGTGTCAGCGCCGTGACAGGCCCGTGACAGGCCCCGAGAGGAAGGTGGAGCCATGAGGAGTTCAGCGATCGCGGTCTCAGGGCTGCGCAAGGCACATGGCGACAAGGTCGTGCTCGACGGCATCGACTTCCATGTCGCCGCGGGGTCGATCTTCTCCCTGCTCGGCCCGAACGGGGCGGGCAAGACGACGACGGTCAACGTCCTGACGACGTTGATGAAGGCCGACGCCGGCACGGTGCGCATCGCCGGGCACGACGTGGTGACCGAGACCCGGCAGGTGCGCGCGGCCATCGGCGTGACCGGCCAGTTCGCCGCGGTCGACGAGCTGCTGTCGGGCCGGGAGAACCTGCGGCTGATGGTGGATCTGAAGCGCGTGCGCTCCGGTGACCAGGTGATCACGCGGCTGC contains:
- a CDS encoding amino acid adenylation domain-containing protein translates to MSPLSFAQRRMWLLHKLERGAATYNISAAFRLTGTLDQDALVAAIHDVVERHEILRTTYGTDDAGEPYARIRPAEQAALRVPVAEVTSGELSAAVDEAVAHRFDLAAELPFRATLLRCSPEEHVLVLVIHHIASDGSSSAPLMRDLVDAYTARRDGRAPAWEPLPLQYKDYALWQREVLGDVADPGSLAAAQIEYWRKELAGVPQPLNLPLDRPRPAEASSRGDTVGIEAAPEVAAGLQKLADERGMSLSMVVQSALAVLLSKLGGGEDVTIGSPIAGRTDEALADMIGCFVNTQVLRADLSGNPSFTDLLAQVRNKALSAYEHQDVPFDVVVEAINPDRSAAYQPLFQVIFSWQSYEKPDLALPGLEMRFEQAIPSTAMVDLTFFLAVDGTGALRGDLQYATDLFDRGTAEEISARLVRVLEQLAADPGLRVGDIDVLSARERERLLVEVNAAGDTVDEVTLVELFERQAARRSDAVALVHDGTALTYGELNARANRLARHLAARGVGPESLVGVCLERSADLVVALLAVLKAGGAYLPIDPDSPADRIAYMVQDAAPVLLVTTSTTGAAQDLAHDLPLVHLDRAGAFDGESAADLTDAERRTALRPAHPAYVIYTSGSTGRPKGVLIPHRNVVGLFTATRDFGFGADDVWTLFHSYAFDFSVWELWGPLLHGGRLVVVPFDVSRSPADFLQLLARERVTVLNQTPSAFYQLVQADADAPGQDLALRYVVFGGEALDLNRLTDWYARHASDAPVLVNMYGITETTVHVTRIDLDEHSAARYRASVIGPAVPGLRAYVLDPHLRPAPAGVTGELYVAGYGLARGYHGRPDLTAGRFVACPFGVPGERMYRSGDLVRWGRNGQLEYVGRADSQVKIRGFRIELGEIEHALAGHPQVAQAVILVRENQEGDKRLVGYAVPEPGAAVTGEELSEYLRGRLPDYMVPSAVIPLAEIPLTSNGKLDKRALPAEDTTAPASREPRNAYERALCELFTELLGVEKVGIDDGFFALGGHSLLATRLSVRIRNQFDIDIPIRTIIRYPTVAELAALMLAGGIPDDDADSFAVVLPLNSDPGTGKKPVWFLHGGGGLGWAYYSFVLHLPDRPAYALQSRGSDGVEPLAGSVEEMIEDYVTQILKIQPDGPFNLIGWSYGGSVVQAVADALDRRGHEVALVAVLDAQPGGHGFEEVHAGKDSSDFRAELEEDFSQYIRTGNRQQFLDTMSRVLANNTALMMDFESPVYRGDVVYFNATLEDTSYAHLWRPYVQGSLEVHDVAVTHHEMHMPGPVAEMFEVFHRKLA
- a CDS encoding alpha/beta fold hydrolase codes for the protein MSAGHGEGTALLCVPFAGAGPSFFHPWRELAAGRWRVTSVELPGRERRLLETPYRNVVEAARGEIDGIVADLGEGTPTVLFGHSLGAVLAYELAHLLSARGVPVERLVVSGSPGPWTQRERRAAGLEGDEFLARVEEFAGFRHEALDHPEMRELILPTLQADCEMHEAYVPGTDDPVSVPITSLRGDHDGLVTAEEARQWRAATTAGFSYAEFPGDHMYLVDLGRQVLDVIEAESARERRVSAVTGP